The following proteins are encoded in a genomic region of Triticum dicoccoides isolate Atlit2015 ecotype Zavitan chromosome 1B, WEW_v2.0, whole genome shotgun sequence:
- the LOC119333349 gene encoding E3 ubiquitin-protein ligase UPL2-like, with protein MQLSHHLGCVPSLVSHGVLEALTYLARDHPNVANFLLFLQFPCPPTCYTETLDQRRGKAVFVEVEQQKAFAFVLLLTLYQQLYMRSVAHLEQLLYLLEVVMVNAENEINQAKLESSSEVQDDACVAGSSGAKPNAEDSGESSADNGSCLLSVLRSLPQAELRLLCSLLGHDGLSDNAYLFVAEVLKKVVALAPFICCHFINELACSMQNLAVCAMKELHLHEDSGNAILSTSLANGMPVLRVLQALSSLVTSIQAEVTDCELIPGGRNIRVTEENKHEYVDRVVAEHRLTTAIRPQINAFVEGFHELIPRELISEFELLISGLPDIDLDYP; from the exons ATGCAACTGAGCCATCATTTAGGCT GTGTGCCATCATTGGTTTCCCATGGTGTATTGGAAGCTCTGACATACCTGGCAAGGGATCATCCAAATGTGGCTAATTTCTTACTTTTTCTTCAGTTCCCTTGCCCACCCACTTGCTATACTGAAACACTTGATCAGAGGCGTGGAAAGGCTGTCTTTGTGGAAGTGGAACAACAGAAAGCTTTTGCGTTTGTTCTACTTTTAACTCTATATCAGCAACTTTATATGAGAAGTGTAGCTCATCTTGAACAG TTACTGTATCTTCTGGAAGTTGTCATGGTTAACGCGGAGAATGAAATTAATCAAGCTAAGTTGGAAAGTTCATCTGAGGTCCAAGACGATGCCTGTGTTGCTGGGTCATCTGGAGCAAAGCCCAATGCTGAAGATAGTGGTGAATCCTCTGCAGATAATGGAAGTTGCTTGCTATCTGTTTTACGTAGTCTTCCCCAAGCTGAGCTTCGATTGCTATGTTCATTGCTTGGACATGATGG GTTATCAGACAATGCATATCTCTTTGTAGCAGAAGTTTTGAAGAAGGTTGTAGCTTTGGCTCCTTTCATCTGTTGCCATTTCATAAATGAGCTTGCATGTTCGATGCAAAATCTGGCCGTTTGTGCGATGAAGGAGCTTCACTTGCATGAAGATTCTGGAAATGCAATTCTGAGCACATCATTGGCCAACGGTATGCCAGTTCTTAGAGTTTTGCAGGCTTTGAGTTCTCTTGTCACATCTATTCAAGCTGAG GTAACTGATTGTGAGTTGATTCCTGGAGGGCGTAATATTAGGGTCACTGAGGAGAACAAGCATGAATATGTGGATAGGGTGGTAGCAGAGCATCGTTTAACCACTGCAATTAGGCCTCAGATTAATGCTTTCGTGGAAGGATTTCATGAGCTCATTCCTCGCGAGCTGATATCTGAGTTTGAACTGCTAATCAGTGGACTCCCAGATATTGACT TGGACTACCCCTAG